The DNA window ATACAGCTATGAAAGCTGAATTTGCTATTTTAAAACTTACTGGAGGGATAGTATGCACGTTTCATATCATGGACATTCTGTCGTCAAAATTAAAACAGGTGAATTTACAATTTTAATTGATCCATTTATTAATGGAAACGAACTTACTGATTTGACAGTTGCAAACGAAAAGCCAGACGTGATTCTGTTAACGCATGCTCATAATGATCACGTCGGTGACACAGTTGAACTGGCGAAAAAAAATAATGCGCAAGTCATAGCAGTATTTGAACTAGCTAATTATTTAGCCACTCTTGGTGTAAACGCAGTAGGTATGGGTTTAGGTGGCGCACACAAATTTGATTTTGGAGTAGTGAAGTTTACAAAGGCTTTCCATAGCTCTTCTTTCACAACAGAAGAAGGTGAAGTAGTTTATGGTGGGATGCCAGCCGGAATTTTATTCACAGCAGAAGGCAAAACAATTTATCATGCGGGTGACACAGAAGTGTTTGGAGATATGAAGATGTTGGGCGAGCGAAATGATATCGATGTGGCATTTGTGCCAATTGGTGATCATTTCACTATGGGGCCAGAAGATGCAGCTTATGCAGTCGAATTATTAAATCCAAAAATTGTTGTACCGATTCATTACAATACATTCCCACCGATCAAACAAGATCCTGAGCATTTCAAATCATTAGTAAAAGATGCGCAAGTAAACATTTTGCAACCAGGAGAAAGTGTGGATATGGCATCTGTTTCTACGGAAAAGTAACAAACATGCTTTAAAGTTAAATCATTGATTTATACTAATTAAGTTCCACGAGAAGCTTTAGCTTTTCGTGGTTTTTTCGTGCTATTTTATACCTATCGAAACCAAATGCGTAGCTCTCAACTTTTCATAAGTTATGCTACACTATAGGATATAGGAACGTAGAAAGAATGGGTGAAATCATGGCGACTAAACATGAACAAATATTGGCGTATATTGAGACTTTAGCCGTAGGTGAGAAAATTTCAGTGCGGCGCATTGCAAAGGAATTGCAGGTAAGTGAAGGTACAGCTTATCGAGCGATTAAAGAAGCGGAAACAAAGCGCTTGGTGTCGACGATTGAACGCGTAGGGACCATTCGAATTGAACGCAAAAAGAAAGAAAATATTGAACGACTTACATATGCTGAAATTGTAAATATTGTTGATGGTCAGGTGTTAGGTGGTAGAGCTGGACTGCATAAATCGTTGAATAAATTTGTTATTGGGGCTATGCAGTTAGAAGATATGATGCGCTATACGGAA is part of the Planococcus sp. PAMC 21323 genome and encodes:
- a CDS encoding metal-dependent hydrolase encodes the protein MHVSYHGHSVVKIKTGEFTILIDPFINGNELTDLTVANEKPDVILLTHAHNDHVGDTVELAKKNNAQVIAVFELANYLATLGVNAVGMGLGGAHKFDFGVVKFTKAFHSSSFTTEEGEVVYGGMPAGILFTAEGKTIYHAGDTEVFGDMKMLGERNDIDVAFVPIGDHFTMGPEDAAYAVELLNPKIVVPIHYNTFPPIKQDPEHFKSLVKDAQVNILQPGESVDMASVSTEK